One genomic window of Cydia fagiglandana chromosome 20, ilCydFagi1.1, whole genome shotgun sequence includes the following:
- the LOC134674590 gene encoding uncharacterized protein LOC134674590 produces the protein MDYISFSNYSYGDNDDYPHEPHIMPVPAGGPWNVQGLSWGSHSPPQLVQFNAQVPQQPRFSSIMHCKRKSLDPEPSIPAKIYITEDKMADHLNGLHLSTDYRTHHLASSNNSMSMDMDTPTSTDVRDKLKGHTIVLSEEIKKLKDEPLIPPALIERLEKPCMSLVVWQPKESVVDKIKGTTTENRTEEEEPKKRNGVLVPDMGMDGGMDVEM, from the exons ATGGATTACATATCGTTTTCAAACTATTCGTACGGTGACAACGACGACTATCCTCACGAACCGCACATAATGCCCGTGCCTGCGGGAGGACCATGGAATGTGCAGGGACTGTCTTGGGGGTCACATTCGCCGCCCCAGCTGGTGCAGTTTAACGCTCAAGTGCCTCAGCAACCTCGGTTTTCTTCAATAATGCACTGCAAACGAAAAAGTTTAGATCCAGAGCCATCAAT CCCAGCAAAGATATACATAACTGAAGACAAAATGGCAGATCACCTCAACGGTCTACATCTGTCTACAGACTATAGAACACACCACCTAGCCAGTAGTAATAACTCTATGAGTATGGATATGGACACTCCCACCAGCACTGATGTGAGAGACAAGTTGAAAGGGCACACCATTGTACTCTCGGAGGAGATTAAGAAACTTAAGGATGAGCCGCTGATACCTCCTGCGCTTATTGAAAG ATTAGAAAAACCCTGCATGTCCCTGGTTGTCTGGCAGCCCAAAGAGAGTGTAGTAGACAAAATAAAGGGCACTACCACGGAGAACAGAACAGAAGAAGAGGAACCAAAGAAACGGAATGGTGTTCTCGTTCCTGATATGGGCATGGATGGCGGTATGGATGTGGAGATGTAA
- the LOC134674399 gene encoding calcium release-activated calcium channel protein 1-like produces the protein MSNARKKISRRQLLCKISEASFVTSLEEAPCRIDQCTQTPPSGKARPRTLQRYHTSDHLYERAHRTRHKHEIRPKSLFSDSCPFIGKPPSYDSGYSSKFKVTVTDSPTISITPPHSLDYVCAKGGASPNGSATPNGMVPSRSPATVLLNPGYLSPCQCNQSMKSVSEVALAMPGSPGWTGEEPANGWPGGLSWRRLHMSRAKLKATATTSELLSGFAMVAMVELQINEPTNVPEWLFVMFAVCTTVLVAVHIFALMISTYLLPHIDAVSKMEPGAPARALRESPHERMRGFIELAWAFSTVLGLFLFLVEIAILCWVKFWDYSFAAATAATVIVIPVLIVFVAFAIHFYHSLVVQKCEASVQDIEQLETMKRELDTATVKVNMF, from the exons ATATCAGAAGCGAGTTTCGTGACAAGCTTGGAAGAGGCGCCGTGTCGCATCGACCAATGCACACAGACGCCACCTAGCGGGAAGGCGAGGCCCCGCACCCTGCAAAGGTACCACACCTCAGACCACCTCTACGAGAGGGCCCACCGGACGAGGCACAAGCACGAGATCAGACCTAAGAGCTTGTTCAGCGACTCCTGCCCGTTCATAGGGAAGCCGCCGAGCTATGATAGTGGATACAGTTCAAA ATTCAAAGTGACGGTGACAGACAGCCCAACGATATCGATCACGCCGCCCCACAGCCTGGACTACGTGTGCGCTAAAGGAGGAGCGAGCCCCAACGGAAGCGCGACGCCTAACGGCATGGTACCCAGCCGGTCGCCCGCGACTGTGCTGCTCAATCCGGGGTATCTGTCGCCTTGCCAGTGCAACCAGTCCATGAAG AGCGTAAGCGAAGTCGCCCTCGCCATGCCGGGATCCCCCGGCTGGACCGGCGAGGAGCCCGCGAACGGCTGGCCCGGCGGGCTGTCGTGGCGGCGACTGCACATGTCCCGGGCCAAGCTGAAAGCCACCGCCACCACCTCGGAGCTGCTATCAG GCTTCGCAATGGTAGCGATGGTGGAGCTACAAATCAACGAGCCCACCAACGTCCCAGAATGGCTGTTCGTGATGTTCGCAGTCTGCACGACCGTGCTCGTCGCCGTCCACATCTTCGCCCTGATGATATCCACGTACTTGCTCCCGCACATCGACGCTGTCAGCAAGATGGAGCCGGGAGCCCCGGCGAGAGCTTTGAGGGAATCGCCGCATGAACGGATGAGAGGGTTCATTGAGCTCGCTTGGGCGTTTAGTACAGTATTAG GTCTATTCCTGTTCCTCGTGGAGATCGCCATATTATGTTGGGTGAAGTTCTGGGACTACTCCTTCGCTGCGGCTACAGCAGCTACTGTGATAGTGATACCAg TGCTAATAGTGTTCGTGGCGTTCGCGATCCACTTCTACCACTCGCTAGTGGTGCAGAAGTGCGAGGCATCAGTGCAGGACATCGAACAGCTGGAGACCATGAAGAGGGAACTGGACACTGCCACTGTGAAAGTCAACATGTTCTAG